The following proteins are encoded in a genomic region of Thiomicrospira sp. R3:
- a CDS encoding DEAD/DEAH box helicase produces the protein MKQPSLDEDQLAQTFDPATLKRAQGVYKQGKVLNVKQSPTPNFDKKSRLFQYEATVVGSKGERYDTRVTIIESDRQGHPLIIIGNCDCPVGDNCKHAAAVCLQLMQTPEQPLVTKNSTTASSPASMRDLEFRRLIKELEQKVEMDDDPDEWVHFHLFNDYDQAWSDERLPTSDLKITRHHYTARGNLAKPKAMAIYTYTDKFSFSGSKEDLAISRLLRSVSDTNWHIQHIKFMNPNGHALLKALVETGRCYFQMQETPLSWQSQSYSLTFEHNETQGLHQLSVPLTAQQFLVLCDPPILIDTRQHTAQPVTAPLDSPALTKLMQLPPLSQTQYNDLVDTFYKLQAKSKPNKRYSELPKPVGIAIKKITCAPTPLLVMSEPLPWPYFELSFIYDDYLLPHYPHIEVIKERVNNIQLEAHRDLAAELEAITQLHPYLDEIEPDALMRPQPWVGLLKDGPTDQSIGLENYLNFQSILPKLAQQGWQLEGFEQAWLDVVKADEMRIESEVKNDWFNLSFNIQVKGKTLPMAPILDSLLRSYDNTEQMPESLLFQLNDKDVLQIPKADVAPLFEALLQLYQQKPLGKGLAIQPFDAHLIAGLANTPIKWLGDNKLMQLAEKLKNFTQIETITPPPGLNATLRPYQAFGLSWLQFLYDHGFNGVLADDMGLGKTLQTLSWLLYLKQQGELNEPALLVVPTSLIGNWRSEAQKFTPDLKLLTLHGNERAEQFAHIAQADLVLTTYPLLPRDIEQLKEHTFKLLILDEAQKIKNPRTKLYGALMELKSASRVCLTGTPVENHLGELWSLFNFLMPGFLGNQMQFKKQYQKPIEVDNDRFVQAQLTRKVAPFLLRRTKHQVVQELPDKTEIIKTVEFEPPQAKLYETIRITMEEKVRQTVAQKGLAKSQITLLDALLKLRQVCCDPGLVKIEAAKKVKQSAKLALLMELLDDLLEGQHKVIIFSQFSSMLKIIADSLTKQNISYSLLTGQTKNREDEINRFKNGETQVFLISLKAGGVGLNLTEADTVIHYDPWWNPAVENQATDRAYRIGQDKEVFVYKLVVANSIEEKILQLQAKKQQLQDKLYDKDKTDEQGTMNLVAEDLLELLKPQQ, from the coding sequence ATGAAACAACCCTCGCTAGACGAAGACCAACTCGCCCAGACCTTTGACCCCGCCACCCTAAAACGTGCACAAGGGGTTTACAAACAAGGCAAGGTATTAAACGTCAAACAATCCCCTACGCCTAATTTCGATAAAAAATCTCGGCTTTTTCAGTATGAAGCGACAGTCGTGGGGTCAAAAGGCGAACGCTACGATACCCGCGTCACGATCATTGAGTCAGATAGACAGGGTCACCCACTGATTATTATTGGCAATTGCGACTGTCCCGTCGGCGATAATTGCAAACATGCCGCTGCGGTGTGTTTGCAACTGATGCAAACACCCGAACAGCCCTTAGTCACAAAAAACAGCACGACGGCCTCCAGCCCCGCAAGTATGCGAGACCTTGAATTTAGACGGCTGATTAAAGAACTAGAACAAAAAGTTGAGATGGACGACGACCCAGATGAATGGGTCCACTTTCATCTCTTTAACGATTACGACCAGGCCTGGTCAGACGAACGCCTACCCACTAGCGACTTAAAAATAACGCGTCATCATTACACCGCACGCGGTAACCTGGCTAAACCCAAAGCCATGGCCATATACACCTACACGGATAAGTTTTCATTTAGCGGCTCCAAAGAGGATCTTGCGATCAGTCGGCTTTTACGATCCGTCTCTGATACCAATTGGCACATTCAACATATTAAGTTTATGAATCCAAACGGCCATGCGCTGCTTAAAGCGCTGGTTGAAACCGGTCGGTGTTACTTTCAAATGCAAGAAACACCCCTAAGCTGGCAAAGTCAATCCTATAGTCTCACATTTGAACACAATGAAACGCAAGGCCTCCACCAGCTTAGCGTGCCGCTAACAGCGCAACAATTTTTAGTGCTGTGTGATCCACCGATCCTTATTGACACACGCCAGCATACCGCACAACCTGTCACCGCCCCGCTCGACTCACCTGCGCTAACAAAGCTGATGCAACTGCCACCCCTTAGCCAAACGCAATATAACGACCTGGTTGACACCTTTTACAAACTCCAAGCCAAGTCTAAACCCAACAAGCGTTATAGCGAGCTGCCCAAACCCGTCGGCATTGCGATTAAAAAAATCACCTGCGCACCGACTCCGTTACTGGTGATGAGCGAACCGCTTCCCTGGCCTTATTTTGAATTAAGTTTTATTTACGATGACTATCTATTGCCGCATTACCCTCATATCGAGGTCATCAAAGAGCGCGTGAATAACATTCAACTTGAAGCCCACCGCGACCTGGCGGCAGAATTAGAGGCCATTACACAACTCCACCCCTATCTTGACGAAATAGAACCGGACGCATTGATGCGCCCCCAGCCCTGGGTCGGCTTGTTAAAAGACGGCCCAACCGACCAGTCTATTGGCCTAGAAAACTACCTCAACTTTCAATCCATTTTGCCAAAGCTCGCGCAACAAGGCTGGCAACTTGAGGGCTTTGAGCAGGCCTGGTTAGATGTGGTTAAAGCCGATGAGATGCGCATTGAGTCGGAAGTCAAAAATGATTGGTTTAACCTGAGCTTTAATATTCAAGTGAAAGGTAAAACCCTGCCAATGGCACCGATTTTAGACAGCCTATTGCGCAGCTACGACAACACCGAGCAGATGCCCGAATCCCTGCTATTTCAACTCAATGACAAGGATGTGTTACAAATCCCCAAAGCAGATGTCGCCCCCTTATTTGAAGCCCTACTGCAACTTTATCAGCAAAAACCGCTGGGCAAAGGTCTCGCCATACAGCCGTTTGACGCCCACCTGATTGCTGGCCTCGCCAACACACCGATTAAATGGCTAGGCGACAACAAGTTGATGCAACTAGCGGAAAAACTCAAAAACTTCACCCAAATTGAAACCATTACGCCGCCGCCGGGTCTAAACGCGACGCTGCGCCCCTATCAAGCCTTTGGCTTAAGCTGGTTACAATTTTTATATGACCATGGTTTTAACGGCGTGCTTGCCGATGACATGGGTTTGGGCAAAACCCTGCAAACCCTAAGCTGGTTGCTTTATCTAAAACAGCAAGGTGAACTCAATGAACCCGCCTTATTAGTAGTGCCCACCTCATTAATCGGAAACTGGAGAAGTGAAGCACAAAAATTCACCCCCGATTTAAAGCTGCTGACCCTGCACGGTAACGAACGCGCAGAACAATTTGCGCATATTGCCCAGGCCGATCTGGTCCTAACCACCTACCCCTTGCTGCCGCGCGATATTGAACAGCTCAAGGAACACACATTTAAACTGCTAATTTTAGATGAAGCGCAAAAAATCAAAAACCCACGCACCAAACTCTATGGCGCTTTAATGGAGCTAAAAAGCGCCAGCCGCGTTTGCCTAACAGGCACGCCAGTTGAAAACCATTTAGGCGAACTTTGGTCACTGTTCAACTTTTTAATGCCCGGCTTTTTGGGCAACCAAATGCAGTTTAAAAAGCAATACCAAAAACCGATTGAAGTGGATAACGACCGCTTTGTGCAAGCACAACTCACTCGCAAGGTAGCGCCATTTTTACTGCGCCGCACCAAGCATCAAGTGGTACAAGAACTACCTGATAAAACCGAAATCATCAAAACCGTCGAATTTGAACCCCCACAAGCCAAACTCTACGAAACCATCCGCATCACGATGGAAGAAAAAGTACGCCAAACCGTGGCGCAAAAAGGCCTCGCCAAATCGCAAATCACCCTGCTTGATGCACTACTCAAACTAAGACAAGTCTGCTGTGACCCAGGCCTGGTTAAGATTGAAGCCGCTAAAAAGGTTAAACAATCGGCTAAGCTAGCGTTGTTGATGGAGTTATTGGACGACCTGCTAGAAGGCCAACACAAGGTCATTATCTTCTCCCAATTTTCCAGCATGCTAAAAATCATTGCGGACTCGCTGACCAAACAAAACATAAGCTACAGCTTGCTGACTGGTCAAACCAAAAACCGCGAAGACGAAATTAACCGCTTTAAAAACGGCGAAACCCAAGTCTTCCTAATCAGCCTCAAAGCCGGTGGCGTTGGCTTAAACCTCACCGAAGCCGACACCGTTATCCACTACGACCCTTGGTGGAACCCAGCGGTTGAAAACCAAGCCACCGACCGCGCCTATCGCATCGGTCAAGACAAAGAAGTGTTTGTTTACAAACTGGTCGTCGCCAACAGCATTGAAGAAAAAATCCTCCAGCTACAAGCCAAAAAGCAACAGCTACAAGACAAACTCTACGACAAAGACAAAACCGACGAACAAGGCACGATGAACCTCGTCGCCGAAGACCTGCTCGAGCTACTTAAGCCCCAGCAATAA
- the dut gene encoding dUTP diphosphatase, with product MTIQVEYKILDPRLGNEIEMPHYATTGSAGLDLRACIDAPLTIKPGETQLIPTGLAIHLDDASLAAMILPRSGLGHKHGIVLGNLVGLIDSDYQGELKVSCWNRGDTVYEIQVGERIAQMVIVPVLQPVFTQVDAFGENTARGAGGFGHTGVG from the coding sequence ATGACCATTCAAGTTGAATACAAAATTTTAGACCCCCGTTTAGGCAATGAAATTGAAATGCCGCACTATGCCACCACTGGATCAGCAGGCCTGGACTTACGTGCTTGCATTGACGCGCCTTTAACCATAAAACCGGGTGAGACTCAACTTATTCCAACCGGGTTGGCGATCCATTTAGACGATGCCAGCTTAGCGGCGATGATCCTACCCCGCTCGGGTTTAGGGCATAAGCATGGCATTGTACTAGGCAACCTTGTAGGGTTAATTGACTCTGATTACCAAGGTGAACTAAAGGTTTCCTGTTGGAACCGAGGTGATACCGTCTATGAAATTCAAGTGGGCGAGCGTATTGCACAAATGGTGATCGTGCCAGTACTGCAACCGGTATTTACCCAAGTCGATGCCTTTGGCGAAAATACGGCACGCGGTGCAGGTGGCTTTGGTCATACTGGCGTAGGGTAA
- a CDS encoding phosphomannomutase/phosphoglucomutase — MFNFNSQVFREYDIRGRVDTDLTPGLVEQVGRALGAQLHCLAQTKVVIGRDGRLSSEALSSALSKGLLSSGIDVIDLGLVTTPMVYFAAKTLGGVNSCVVLTGSHNPPDYNGIKMVLDDITLSGNAIQSLAQRIKNQDYVQGQGRYSRHAILQAYQQAIQSRVQLNRPLKIVVDAGNGVAGATSPAILSGLGCEVIELFCDIDGHFPNHHPDPAQPKNLQDLIHAVKTHQADLGLAFDGDGDRCGVVDEQGHILFADRQMMLYAQDVLQNQPGATILFDIKCTSLLAKHIQRYGGQPLMWKTGHSLMKAKMRETQAALGGELSGHLFFADKWYGFDDGTYAAARMLQIVAAQPQPASQLFAELPNGFSTPELELKFEEGGAHRFMQDFMAQAASLKGERCVLDGLRVDFNEGWGLVRASNTSANLVMRFEGETPGALERVKQVFRQALLTTKSDLVLPF, encoded by the coding sequence ATGTTTAATTTTAATTCACAGGTTTTTCGTGAATACGACATTCGGGGGCGTGTTGACACCGACTTAACGCCAGGCTTAGTGGAGCAGGTTGGGCGCGCCCTTGGTGCTCAACTGCACTGCTTAGCCCAGACAAAAGTAGTGATCGGTCGTGATGGGCGCTTATCGAGTGAAGCCCTATCCAGTGCGCTTTCAAAAGGCTTGCTATCCAGTGGTATTGATGTGATTGACTTAGGCCTAGTGACCACGCCCATGGTCTATTTTGCAGCCAAAACGCTGGGTGGTGTTAACTCTTGTGTCGTGCTGACCGGTTCGCACAACCCACCAGACTACAACGGCATTAAAATGGTGTTAGACGACATTACCTTGTCAGGTAACGCGATTCAATCTTTAGCCCAGCGAATTAAAAACCAAGACTACGTTCAAGGCCAAGGCCGTTATTCACGCCACGCTATTTTGCAAGCCTATCAACAGGCGATACAGTCTAGAGTTCAGCTAAATCGACCGCTCAAAATTGTGGTGGATGCGGGTAATGGCGTGGCAGGGGCAACCAGCCCAGCCATTTTGAGCGGCTTAGGTTGCGAGGTGATTGAGCTTTTCTGTGATATTGATGGCCACTTTCCTAATCACCATCCTGACCCAGCACAACCTAAAAACCTGCAAGATCTTATTCATGCGGTTAAAACTCATCAAGCTGACCTTGGGTTGGCTTTCGATGGTGATGGTGATCGCTGTGGTGTGGTCGATGAACAAGGCCATATTTTATTTGCTGATCGCCAAATGATGCTTTATGCGCAAGATGTGTTACAAAACCAACCCGGTGCGACTATCTTGTTTGATATTAAATGCACTTCATTACTCGCCAAGCATATACAGCGTTATGGCGGACAGCCGCTCATGTGGAAAACAGGGCATTCCTTAATGAAAGCTAAAATGCGTGAAACCCAAGCCGCGCTGGGGGGCGAGTTATCGGGGCACTTGTTTTTTGCTGATAAGTGGTATGGCTTTGATGATGGCACCTATGCAGCCGCACGTATGCTACAGATTGTCGCCGCTCAACCCCAGCCCGCTAGTCAGCTTTTTGCTGAATTACCAAATGGCTTTTCTACCCCTGAACTTGAACTCAAATTTGAAGAGGGCGGTGCGCACCGTTTTATGCAGGATTTTATGGCACAAGCAGCCTCTCTTAAAGGTGAACGCTGCGTATTGGATGGCTTGCGGGTTGACTTCAATGAAGGCTGGGGATTGGTCCGCGCATCAAATACGTCTGCCAACCTAGTGATGCGTTTTGAGGGCGAAACACCAGGCGCACTGGAGCGCGTTAAACAAGTTTTTCGGCAAGCTTTGCTAACAACAAAATCGGATTTAGTGCTACCATTTTAA
- a CDS encoding GGDEF domain-containing protein, whose translation MAYAVLDIDHFKHINDNHGHAIGDAILKTIADILKSVSRQQDIVVRYGGDEFIVLIKGMNHQQSLERANKIQQQVHDANPHELNVTCSIGLACCDKKQAPALVSLLDDPNLEHHPMLDFATLFEAADQALYQAKEGGRNKVCIHIF comes from the coding sequence ATTGCTTACGCGGTGTTGGACATTGATCATTTTAAGCACATTAATGACAACCATGGACACGCTATCGGTGACGCCATTTTAAAAACCATTGCTGATATACTTAAATCGGTTAGCCGTCAACAAGATATCGTGGTTCGTTATGGTGGTGACGAGTTCATCGTTCTTATCAAAGGCATGAACCATCAACAGTCATTGGAACGAGCCAACAAAATCCAACAGCAAGTGCATGACGCTAACCCACATGAGCTAAACGTAACCTGTTCAATTGGACTGGCCTGCTGTGATAAAAAACAAGCCCCTGCGCTGGTTTCCTTATTAGACGATCCCAACCTGGAGCACCACCCAATGCTTGACTTTGCTACACTTTTTGAAGCCGCTGACCAGGCGCTCTATCAAGCAAAAGAAGGAGGTAGAAACAAGGTGTGTATCCACATTTTTTAA
- the lysA gene encoding diaminopimelate decarboxylase: MNETFHYQNNQLFAEQCDVNALAKQYGTPLYIYSRSELEARWHDFDQAFGAQPHLVCYAVKTNSNLAVLQVLAKLGSGFDIVSQGELERVLRAGGDPAKVVFSGVAKKELEIERALDVGIRCFNVESHAELERIQAVAERMGKVAPISFRVNPDVDAKTHPYISTGLKENKFGVDIQTAPALYKKAAACSHIQIIGIDCHIGSQLTEIAPFVDALKKVLQLKTQLAELGIQIHHLDLGGGLGIRYAKETPPVIADYIRALLTELNDPAIEVIIEPGRAIAGNAGILVTEVEYLKPTEHKHFAIIDAAMNDLIRPALYQAYQQIIPVSPRTNGTDTHWDLVGPVCETGDFLGKDRTLNLKAGDLLAVMSAGAYGFTMSSNYNTRPRAAEIMVQTHQAWLIRPRETYEDLMSKECLVD, translated from the coding sequence ATGAACGAAACCTTCCACTACCAAAATAACCAGCTTTTTGCTGAGCAGTGTGACGTTAATGCCCTAGCTAAACAATACGGCACGCCCCTTTATATCTACTCACGGAGTGAACTTGAAGCGCGCTGGCACGACTTTGATCAGGCGTTTGGCGCACAACCCCACTTGGTTTGCTATGCGGTTAAAACCAACTCGAATTTAGCGGTGCTCCAAGTGCTCGCCAAACTTGGATCTGGCTTTGACATTGTTTCTCAAGGCGAACTTGAACGAGTATTGCGTGCCGGAGGCGATCCAGCTAAAGTGGTGTTTTCAGGGGTAGCTAAAAAAGAACTAGAAATAGAGAGGGCATTAGACGTCGGAATTCGCTGCTTCAATGTAGAGTCACATGCCGAACTCGAACGTATTCAAGCCGTAGCAGAACGAATGGGTAAAGTTGCGCCTATTTCATTCCGTGTTAACCCTGACGTGGATGCTAAAACCCATCCCTATATTTCGACCGGTTTAAAAGAAAACAAGTTTGGTGTCGATATTCAAACTGCGCCTGCGCTTTATAAAAAAGCGGCGGCCTGCTCACATATTCAAATTATTGGCATTGATTGCCATATAGGTTCGCAACTCACAGAGATCGCGCCCTTTGTTGATGCGCTAAAAAAAGTTTTACAATTAAAAACACAGCTAGCTGAATTAGGAATTCAAATCCACCACCTTGATCTTGGCGGCGGTCTAGGGATACGTTATGCAAAAGAAACACCGCCTGTAATTGCTGATTATATTCGCGCACTTTTAACTGAACTTAATGATCCCGCTATAGAAGTGATTATAGAACCAGGCCGAGCCATTGCTGGCAACGCTGGCATTTTGGTTACTGAAGTCGAATACCTCAAACCAACCGAACACAAACACTTCGCTATTATTGATGCCGCAATGAATGATCTAATTCGTCCAGCGCTCTATCAAGCCTACCAGCAGATCATACCCGTTTCGCCTCGAACAAATGGAACAGATACGCATTGGGACCTGGTCGGGCCAGTTTGTGAAACCGGTGATTTCTTAGGCAAGGATCGTACATTAAACCTCAAAGCAGGCGATTTACTAGCGGTGATGTCAGCAGGTGCTTATGGCTTTACAATGAGTTCCAACTACAACACCCGTCCTCGTGCGGCTGAAATCATGGTACAAACCCACCAGGCCTGGTTAATTCGCCCAAGAGAGACCTATGAAGACTTAATGAGTAAAGAGTGTTTAGTCGACTAA
- a CDS encoding acyl-CoA thioesterase, with translation MFILTMRVRDYECDIQGVVNNSVYQNYLEHARHEFLLANNVNFAQITASGINLVVTRAELDYKASLKPQDDFYITVECIRESRLKFAFIQHIYRSVDGKLVMQARIIGTGVNAKGRPEIPSELAQLFTPQDAL, from the coding sequence ATGTTTATTTTAACGATGCGAGTTCGTGACTATGAGTGTGATATTCAAGGTGTGGTTAATAACAGTGTGTACCAAAACTATCTTGAACATGCTCGCCACGAGTTCTTATTAGCCAACAATGTAAACTTTGCACAAATTACAGCCAGCGGCATTAATCTAGTGGTCACGCGAGCAGAGCTGGACTATAAGGCGTCATTAAAACCGCAGGATGACTTTTATATCACCGTAGAATGTATTCGTGAATCGCGGTTAAAGTTTGCGTTCATCCAACATATTTATCGCAGTGTGGATGGTAAATTAGTGATGCAGGCTCGAATAATCGGCACGGGAGTCAATGCAAAAGGACGCCCCGAAATACCTAGCGAGTTGGCGCAGCTCTTTACACCACAGGATGCGCTTTGA
- a CDS encoding DUF302 domain-containing protein yields MYFIVESKKTFEQACEDLAQAVSEHKFGVLHIHDLGQTLRSKGFEFSEQCRVFEVCNPGQAFKVLKIDMNLNMALPCRISVFSENGLVKIGMIKPQAMLAPLSDAPGLVEIAGDVEQQIIKMIEQAS; encoded by the coding sequence ATGTACTTTATTGTTGAGTCTAAAAAAACATTTGAGCAGGCCTGCGAAGATTTAGCTCAGGCAGTTAGCGAGCATAAGTTTGGCGTGCTACATATCCATGATCTAGGCCAAACACTGCGTAGCAAAGGCTTTGAGTTTTCCGAGCAATGTCGCGTGTTTGAGGTTTGCAATCCTGGGCAAGCCTTTAAGGTATTAAAGATCGACATGAACTTGAATATGGCACTTCCTTGCCGTATTTCGGTATTCAGCGAAAACGGCCTGGTAAAAATTGGCATGATCAAACCTCAAGCTATGCTTGCGCCCTTATCAGATGCACCAGGCCTGGTTGAGATTGCAGGTGACGTTGAACAACAAATCATCAAAATGATTGAACAGGCGAGTTAG
- a CDS encoding DUF4395 domain-containing protein, whose amino-acid sequence MLQNHINAYLNAFKNLWFRDTRESALYINDTAVRIRAGILLIIPLYMGLTLWDAIYVSNWIVDGNTSVDTYEIDWDGNIIYQVEAIRRTFDWTIQTYVLFYALFEMIAGMSKYLSRLSPTILIASLLAADKPAVWKPLVPKRFAWTIGSILIIVCLIFFNPEVFARWVNTITGEMTLPTHVNYMPFWIPTTLVWLCLAFMWMEAVLGFCVGCKVHWLLVKIGVIKEECETCNNIDWDEIARRHKERQAQQSKDN is encoded by the coding sequence ATGTTACAAAATCATATCAATGCTTATTTAAATGCATTTAAAAATCTTTGGTTCCGCGATACGCGAGAATCAGCGCTTTATATTAACGATACTGCAGTTCGAATCCGCGCGGGCATTTTACTGATTATCCCTCTCTATATGGGCTTAACCCTATGGGATGCCATTTATGTATCTAACTGGATTGTCGATGGTAATACCTCGGTAGATACCTATGAGATAGACTGGGATGGGAATATTATTTATCAGGTGGAGGCCATACGTCGAACCTTTGATTGGACTATTCAAACCTATGTATTATTTTATGCCCTGTTTGAAATGATTGCCGGCATGTCAAAATACTTATCTCGCCTTTCGCCTACCATTTTAATTGCAAGCTTACTCGCTGCTGATAAGCCAGCTGTTTGGAAACCTTTAGTACCCAAACGCTTTGCATGGACAATCGGCTCGATACTGATTATTGTTTGTTTAATATTTTTTAACCCTGAAGTCTTTGCGCGCTGGGTGAATACTATTACGGGCGAAATGACCCTCCCAACCCATGTTAACTATATGCCTTTCTGGATTCCTACCACCCTGGTTTGGCTCTGCCTCGCATTTATGTGGATGGAGGCGGTCTTAGGCTTTTGTGTCGGCTGCAAAGTGCATTGGTTACTGGTTAAGATTGGGGTTATCAAAGAGGAATGCGAAACCTGTAATAATATCGACTGGGATGAAATTGCCCGTCGCCATAAAGAACGCCAAGCTCAGCAATCAAAAGATAACTAG
- a CDS encoding carboxylesterase, translating into MTDRLPLIVEPNLPAHSAVIWLHGLGADGADFVDIVPRLGLPAEHGIRFIFPHAAVQPVTINGGMTMRSWFDIRSMDILNDIDSAGIRVSCHQVYKLIEQQRDVGIASKNIVIAGFSQGGLIALHAGLSYDHPLAGVMALSTWCPLVEQFYLHREMPIFIAHGREDSVVPYALGIKARDDLRAKGYRVEWQDYPMEHQVCLEEIEAIGHWLKRILLEAE; encoded by the coding sequence ATGACTGACCGCTTACCCTTGATTGTTGAACCTAACCTACCCGCCCATTCAGCGGTAATCTGGTTGCATGGCTTAGGGGCAGATGGCGCAGATTTTGTAGATATAGTGCCACGCCTTGGCTTGCCCGCTGAACATGGTATTCGATTTATATTTCCACATGCGGCTGTACAGCCGGTGACGATTAATGGTGGGATGACCATGCGCTCCTGGTTTGATATTCGTTCAATGGATATTTTGAATGATATTGATTCTGCGGGTATTCGGGTATCCTGTCATCAGGTGTATAAACTCATCGAGCAACAGCGTGACGTGGGTATTGCCAGTAAAAATATTGTGATTGCTGGTTTTTCGCAAGGTGGTTTAATCGCGTTGCACGCTGGCCTAAGTTATGATCATCCCTTAGCGGGTGTGATGGCGTTATCGACCTGGTGTCCGTTGGTTGAGCAATTTTATTTACACCGTGAAATGCCGATTTTTATCGCGCATGGCCGTGAAGACTCGGTCGTGCCTTACGCTTTGGGCATCAAAGCACGTGATGATCTGCGTGCAAAAGGCTATCGGGTTGAATGGCAGGACTATCCTATGGAGCATCAGGTTTGTCTGGAAGAGATTGAAGCGATCGGACACTGGTTAAAACGCATCCTGTTGGAGGCTGAATAA
- the coaBC gene encoding bifunctional phosphopantothenoylcysteine decarboxylase/phosphopantothenate--cysteine ligase CoaBC, which translates to MNILLGVSGGIAAYKALALVRLWVKAGHQVQVVMTEGAKQFIAPLAFQALSGHQVRDDLFDLEQEDAMGHIEMARWPDVIVLAPASANLLARLRAGMADDLLTTLCLATDKPIMFAPAMNRLMWANLATQDNIKQLSLRGWQMIAPESGAQACGEIGAGRLAEPTNIVAFVASYFEKRNKTTNQAWLGKRVLITAGPTYEDLDPVRFIGNRSSGKMGFAMAKAASEQGAEVTLISGPVNLATPLGVTRIDVRSARDMFEAVKQHYAHMDVVIAAAAVADYRVEHKATHKIKKTAYQDELTLNLVKNPDIIAWVAQQENKPFVVGFAAETEKLIPYAQDKLKRKGLDLICANQVGNGQGFDTDDNCLTLITATDVQTLARSTKYQQAQAVLAFIQQATS; encoded by the coding sequence ATGAACATTTTACTAGGTGTGAGCGGTGGTATTGCCGCCTATAAAGCTTTGGCGTTAGTTCGGCTTTGGGTTAAGGCAGGTCATCAGGTTCAGGTTGTGATGACCGAGGGCGCCAAGCAGTTTATTGCTCCGCTTGCTTTTCAAGCCTTATCGGGCCACCAGGTGCGGGATGATTTGTTTGATCTTGAGCAAGAAGATGCCATGGGGCATATAGAAATGGCACGCTGGCCTGATGTGATTGTACTTGCACCTGCGTCGGCAAATCTGCTCGCACGTTTGCGAGCAGGCATGGCCGATGATTTATTAACGACGTTATGTCTAGCTACCGACAAACCGATTATGTTCGCGCCTGCGATGAATCGTTTAATGTGGGCGAATCTGGCCACACAGGATAACATTAAGCAATTGAGCCTGCGCGGTTGGCAGATGATTGCGCCTGAATCCGGTGCGCAAGCGTGTGGCGAAATCGGTGCAGGGCGTTTAGCTGAGCCTACTAATATTGTGGCGTTTGTGGCATCCTATTTTGAAAAGCGTAATAAAACAACCAACCAGGCCTGGTTGGGCAAGCGTGTATTAATAACAGCGGGGCCAACCTATGAAGATCTGGACCCGGTTCGGTTTATTGGCAATCGCAGTTCAGGCAAAATGGGTTTTGCTATGGCTAAAGCTGCGAGTGAACAAGGAGCCGAGGTGACCTTAATTAGCGGTCCTGTCAATCTAGCCACGCCTTTGGGTGTGACACGCATTGATGTGCGTTCTGCGCGAGATATGTTTGAAGCGGTTAAGCAGCATTATGCGCACATGGACGTGGTGATTGCAGCCGCAGCGGTTGCAGATTACCGTGTTGAGCACAAAGCGACACACAAAATTAAAAAAACAGCGTACCAGGATGAACTGACGCTAAATTTGGTTAAAAATCCTGACATTATTGCTTGGGTGGCGCAACAGGAAAACAAGCCTTTTGTCGTCGGATTTGCGGCAGAAACCGAGAAGCTGATTCCTTATGCACAAGACAAACTCAAGCGAAAAGGGCTCGATCTGATCTGTGCTAATCAAGTGGGAAATGGGCAAGGATTTGACACGGATGACAATTGCTTAACCTTGATCACAGCGACGGATGTACAGACGCTGGCGAGATCAACGAAATACCAACAAGCCCAGGCGGTTCTTGCATTTATTCAACAGGCTACAAGTTAA